A window from Pseudooceanicola algae encodes these proteins:
- the hrpB gene encoding ATP-dependent helicase HrpB gives MERLPIEEGLPPLLSALRVRGRAVLQAPPGAGKTTRVPLAMLDADLCQGRILMLEPRRLAARAAAERMAESLGESAGQTVGYRVRGDSKVSGATRIEVVTEGILTRMIQTDPELTGIGAVIFDEFHERSLNADLGLALCLEIAGALREDLILLVMSATLDAAPVAALMGDVPVVTTEGRAFPVEIRNAPAALPRGPKLWPALADLVLLALAEVDGSVLVFLPGAGEINRVATALQGRVPGDVQIRPLYGAMKFADQQAALRPPSRGRNVVLATSIAETSLTIPAVRAVVDAGLARRARFDPGSGMSRLVTEKVSRAEATQRAGRAGRVAPGLCLRAWTRGEEGALHAFPPAEIEAADLSGLVLELALWGAGPQALAFLTPPPEGAWREAQSLLRMLGALDDHGITAHGRKLAALPLHPRLAHMLARAGRGAAGLAALLADRDPMSRGTPVDLTLRLKALEGGRDPRADAGAIARIRTEAKRLARDLPSAPGLGVAEMAALAYPDRIGLRRPGSAPRYLLSGGKGAVLPSEDPLAGAPLIVATDLDGDPREARIRQAVQISEGAVRSLFGDQIESLRICNWSRRDRRVQAREQDRLGAIALTDRPWTDAPEDSLAAAMLDGVRDLGLNPTGKARLFLSRVRLVDSLPDFSDAALLETIDDWLLPYLGKVRSAEDWKRFDLLPALKARLGWDGERILDRETPGSFTTPLGRKIPIDYAGDAPAIALRLQEMFGQTRHPVVAGRPLVVTLLSPAGRPVQVTQDIPGFWTSSYADVRKDMRGQYPKHPWPEDPTQEDPTLRVKRK, from the coding sequence TGGCGAAAGCGCGGGCCAGACCGTCGGCTACCGGGTGCGCGGCGACAGCAAGGTTTCGGGCGCCACCCGGATCGAGGTGGTGACCGAAGGCATCCTGACCCGGATGATCCAGACCGACCCCGAACTGACCGGCATCGGCGCGGTGATCTTCGACGAATTCCACGAACGCTCGCTGAACGCGGACCTCGGACTCGCGCTCTGCCTCGAGATCGCCGGGGCGCTGCGCGAGGACCTGATCCTGCTGGTCATGTCGGCAACGCTGGATGCGGCGCCTGTCGCGGCGCTGATGGGCGACGTGCCGGTGGTGACCACCGAAGGCCGCGCCTTTCCGGTCGAGATCCGCAATGCCCCGGCGGCCCTGCCCAGGGGGCCGAAACTATGGCCCGCCCTGGCCGATCTGGTGCTTCTGGCGCTGGCCGAGGTCGATGGCTCGGTCCTGGTCTTCCTGCCCGGTGCGGGCGAAATTAATCGGGTCGCCACGGCACTGCAGGGGCGGGTTCCGGGGGATGTGCAGATCCGCCCGCTTTATGGTGCGATGAAATTCGCCGACCAGCAGGCCGCCCTGCGCCCGCCATCGCGGGGGCGCAACGTGGTGCTGGCGACCTCGATTGCCGAGACTTCCCTGACCATTCCGGCGGTGCGCGCCGTGGTGGATGCCGGGCTTGCGCGGCGGGCCCGCTTCGATCCCGGTTCGGGCATGTCGCGGCTGGTGACCGAAAAGGTCTCTCGCGCCGAGGCCACGCAGCGGGCCGGTCGGGCGGGCAGGGTCGCGCCCGGCCTCTGCCTGCGGGCCTGGACCAGGGGAGAGGAGGGCGCCCTTCACGCCTTCCCCCCGGCCGAGATCGAGGCGGCGGATCTGTCGGGTCTGGTGCTGGAACTGGCGCTTTGGGGGGCGGGACCGCAGGCGCTGGCCTTCCTGACGCCGCCCCCGGAGGGCGCCTGGCGCGAAGCCCAGTCGCTGTTGCGGATGCTGGGCGCGCTGGACGATCACGGCATCACCGCCCATGGCCGCAAGCTGGCGGCCCTGCCGCTGCACCCGAGGCTGGCGCATATGCTGGCCCGGGCCGGGCGCGGCGCGGCGGGTCTGGCGGCATTGTTGGCGGATCGCGATCCCATGTCGCGGGGCACGCCCGTCGATCTGACCTTGCGCCTGAAGGCGCTGGAGGGCGGGCGTGATCCCCGCGCCGATGCCGGCGCCATCGCCCGCATCCGCACCGAGGCAAAGCGGCTGGCCCGCGATTTGCCCAGTGCGCCCGGGCTGGGCGTGGCCGAAATGGCGGCTCTTGCCTATCCCGACCGGATCGGCCTGCGCCGTCCGGGCAGCGCGCCGCGCTATCTGCTGTCGGGGGGGAAGGGGGCGGTACTTCCGTCCGAGGACCCGCTGGCCGGGGCACCGCTGATCGTGGCCACGGATCTGGACGGCGACCCGCGCGAAGCGCGGATCCGTCAGGCGGTCCAGATTTCGGAAGGCGCAGTGCGTTCGCTGTTCGGTGACCAGATCGAATCGCTGCGCATCTGCAACTGGTCGCGACGGGATCGCCGGGTGCAGGCCCGCGAACAGGACAGGCTGGGCGCCATCGCGCTGACCGACCGCCCCTGGACCGATGCGCCCGAAGACTCCCTGGCGGCGGCCATGCTGGACGGCGTGCGCGACCTTGGCCTGAACCCGACCGGCAAGGCGCGGCTGTTCCTGTCCCGCGTGCGGCTGGTCGACAGCCTGCCGGATTTCTCGGACGCCGCGTTGCTGGAAACCATCGACGACTGGCTGCTGCCCTATCTCGGCAAGGTGCGCAGCGCCGAGGACTGGAAGCGTTTCGACCTGCTGCCCGCGCTGAAGGCGCGCCTCGGCTGGGACGGAGAGCGCATCCTCGACCGCGAGACGCCGGGCAGTTTCACCACCCCGCTGGGGCGCAAGATCCCCATCGACTACGCGGGCGACGCCCCGGCCATCGCCTTGCGGCTGCAGGAGATGTTCGGCCAGACGCGCCACCCGGTCGTCGCCGGCCGCCCGCTTGTGGTCACGCTTTTGTCCCCGGCGGGCCGTCCGGTGCAGGTCACCCAGGACATCCCCGGCTTCTGGACCTCGTCTTACGCGGATGTTCGCAAGGACATGCGGGGGCAGTATCCGAAACATCCCTGGCCCGAGGATCCGACGCAGGAGGATCCGACCCTGCGCGTTAAACGCAAGTAA
- the rpmB gene encoding 50S ribosomal protein L28, with amino-acid sequence MSRRCELTGKGPMTGNNVSHANNKTRRRFLPNLNDVSLRSETLGRNVKMRISASALRSVDHRGGLDKFLAKAKDIELSANALKIKKEIAKAQAVQA; translated from the coding sequence ATGTCGCGCCGTTGCGAACTGACCGGAAAAGGCCCGATGACTGGCAACAATGTCAGCCACGCCAACAATAAAACGCGCCGCCGCTTCCTGCCCAACCTGAACGACGTTTCGCTGCGTTCGGAGACCCTTGGCCGGAACGTGAAGATGCGCATCTCTGCATCCGCCCTGCGTTCGGTGGACCACCGTGGTGGTCTGGACAAGTTCCTGGCCAAGGCCAAGGACATCGAGCTTTCGGCCAACGCGCTGAAAATCAAAAAAGAAATCGCAAAAGCCCAAGCCGTTCAGGCCTGA
- a CDS encoding copper chaperone PCu(A)C gives MKIVTRTASALALSAGLAVCGLTMTATSALADVFVSQSRIVPGPDAGTATVYMVLKNTSREDEVLMSASSPAATQITIYQGLRKGGETVATPTTNGLTIPAKRTLRLTPDGHYMTLSGVTGLQPGASVPIDLDFGTIPSKTIDVPVE, from the coding sequence ATGAAAATCGTGACGCGTACGGCTTCGGCTTTGGCACTTTCTGCGGGCCTCGCGGTCTGCGGGCTGACCATGACGGCGACGTCGGCGCTGGCGGATGTCTTCGTCAGCCAGTCCCGGATCGTGCCGGGGCCCGACGCAGGGACGGCCACGGTCTACATGGTGCTCAAGAATACCTCGCGCGAGGACGAGGTCCTGATGTCGGCCTCTTCACCCGCTGCGACGCAGATCACCATTTATCAGGGGCTGCGCAAGGGGGGCGAGACCGTCGCGACCCCCACGACCAACGGGCTGACCATCCCGGCAAAGCGGACCCTGCGGCTGACGCCGGACGGGCACTACATGACGCTCTCGGGTGTCACTGGATTGCAGCCGGGGGCCAGCGTGCCGATAGACCTCGATTTCGGAACTATTCCCAGCAAGACAATCGATGTTCCCGTCGAATGA
- a CDS encoding NAD-dependent deacylase, protein MERIVILTGAGISAESGLATFRAADGLWENHRVEDVASPEGFARDPALVQRFYNDRRRAAAAARPNVAHEALARLQRDYPGEVTIVTQNVDALHEAAGAEVLHMHGAVNSALCAACGHRWPAPEQMQPGEACPACQAPKARPDIVWFGEMPYYIDEIERKLSNCSYFVSIGTSGNVYPAAGFFRLADSVGAHTLELNLEASHSASQFAEARQGSATELVPAWVDDMLAEVS, encoded by the coding sequence ATGGAGCGGATCGTGATCCTGACAGGCGCGGGCATTTCCGCCGAAAGCGGTCTGGCGACATTTCGCGCCGCCGATGGCCTGTGGGAAAACCACCGGGTCGAAGACGTGGCCTCGCCCGAAGGCTTTGCCCGCGATCCCGCCCTTGTGCAGCGCTTTTACAACGACCGCCGCCGGGCGGCCGCCGCAGCCCGGCCCAATGTAGCACATGAGGCCCTCGCCCGCCTGCAGCGTGACTATCCCGGTGAGGTCACCATCGTTACCCAGAATGTCGATGCCCTGCACGAAGCTGCCGGGGCCGAGGTCCTGCATATGCATGGTGCCGTCAACAGCGCGCTATGCGCCGCCTGCGGCCATCGCTGGCCGGCGCCGGAACAGATGCAGCCGGGCGAGGCCTGTCCCGCCTGTCAGGCCCCAAAGGCGCGCCCCGACATCGTCTGGTTCGGCGAAATGCCCTACTACATAGATGAAATCGAACGGAAGCTGAGCAATTGCAGCTACTTCGTCTCGATCGGGACCTCCGGCAATGTCTATCCCGCCGCCGGGTTCTTTCGGCTGGCCGATTCCGTGGGCGCGCATACGCTGGAGTTGAACCTCGAGGCATCGCACTCTGCCAGCCAGTTCGCCGAGGCCCGGCAGGGCAGCGCGACGGAACTGGTGCCGGCCTGGGTCGACGACATGTTGGCTGAAGTCAGCTAG
- a CDS encoding low molecular weight protein-tyrosine-phosphatase, whose amino-acid sequence MTSSILFVCLGNICRSPSAEAVVRGLAAKQGLPLRLDSAGTGGWHAGEPPYGPMQATGQARGLAMSDLRARQIRVQDFADFDLILAMDDNNLADIEALRPAGDATPLHRFTDYLPEDSRFAGATEVPDPWYSRDFDGALDLIEACAAGLLKSVSGTAGSKGQPRPAG is encoded by the coding sequence ATGACCAGTTCCATCCTGTTCGTCTGTCTTGGCAACATCTGCCGGTCCCCCTCGGCCGAGGCGGTTGTGCGCGGCTTGGCGGCCAAGCAGGGCCTCCCGCTGCGGCTTGACAGCGCCGGGACCGGTGGCTGGCATGCCGGAGAGCCGCCCTATGGCCCGATGCAGGCCACCGGGCAGGCGCGGGGGCTTGCCATGTCCGACCTGCGGGCGCGCCAGATCCGGGTACAGGATTTCGCGGATTTCGACCTGATCCTGGCCATGGATGACAACAACCTGGCGGATATTGAGGCCCTTCGTCCTGCAGGGGATGCGACGCCGCTGCACCGGTTCACGGACTACCTGCCCGAAGACAGCCGCTTTGCCGGCGCGACCGAGGTGCCGGATCCCTGGTACAGCCGCGATTTCGACGGCGCGCTGGATCTGATCGAGGCGTGTGCCGCGGGTCTGCTGAAGTCCGTCAGCGGCACCGCAGGGTCAAAAGGCCAGCCTCGCCCGGCGGGCTGA
- a CDS encoding MBL fold metallo-hydrolase, with product MITRRHLIASAAAATAGASLIRPFAAMAQNLTGDIYALDGTDTLSIHPISHASFVMTTPAGVIYVDPVGGGALYEALPAPDAILITHHHGDHFDPDTLAALTQRAGGPVPMITNPTVHEQLDPEVGAAATAMENGQNAELLGLPIEAIPAYNFTEERLQYHPKGRDNGYIIEVGGKRVYIAGDTEDTDEMKALEDIDIAFVPFNMPYTMTEAQAATGVGGFAPGVVYPYHYNDSDLDLFESLLSEQDVPTDVVRGTWYS from the coding sequence ATGATCACCCGCCGACACCTAATCGCCAGTGCCGCCGCCGCGACCGCTGGCGCCAGCCTCATCCGCCCCTTCGCCGCAATGGCCCAGAACCTGACCGGCGACATCTACGCCCTCGACGGCACCGATACCCTTTCCATCCACCCGATCTCCCACGCCAGCTTCGTGATGACCACGCCCGCCGGAGTCATCTACGTCGACCCCGTCGGCGGCGGCGCACTGTACGAAGCCCTGCCGGCTCCGGACGCCATCCTCATCACCCACCACCACGGCGACCACTTTGACCCCGACACCCTTGCCGCCCTCACACAGCGCGCCGGCGGGCCGGTCCCGATGATCACCAACCCCACGGTGCACGAACAGCTCGACCCCGAAGTCGGCGCCGCCGCCACGGCGATGGAAAACGGCCAGAACGCCGAATTGCTCGGCCTGCCGATCGAAGCCATCCCGGCCTACAATTTCACCGAAGAACGCCTGCAGTATCACCCGAAGGGCCGCGACAACGGCTATATCATCGAGGTTGGCGGCAAGCGGGTCTATATCGCCGGAGACACCGAGGACACCGATGAAATGAAGGCGCTCGAGGACATCGACATCGCCTTCGTGCCCTTCAACATGCCCTACACGATGACCGAGGCCCAGGCGGCCACCGGTGTCGGCGGCTTCGCCCCCGGCGTGGTCTATCCCTACCACTACAACGACAGCGATCTCGATCTCTTCGAATCCCTGCTGAGCGAACAGGACGTGCCGACCGACGTCGTTCGCGGCACCTGGTACTCCTGA